A window of Phyllobacterium sp. T1293 contains these coding sequences:
- the dapB gene encoding 4-hydroxy-tetrahydrodipicolinate reductase — protein sequence MTETSAMKLAVVGAGGRMGQTLIRAIQAIDGAVLAGAIERPGSPHIGQDAGELAGVGHLGIPVTDDALSVFVGVEGVLDFTAPAATVAFAELAAQARIVHVIGTTGCSPEDDAKIRAAARHAVVIKSGNMSLGVNLLGVLVKQAAKALGSDDFDIEILEMHHKHKVDAPSGTALLLGEAAVAGRNISLADHSVRVRDGHTGPREEGAIGFASLRGGSVVGDHSVILAGPGERITLSHHAEDRTIFARGAVKAALWGKGRKPGLYSMLDVLGLNT from the coding sequence ATGACTGAGACATCCGCCATGAAGCTTGCCGTTGTCGGTGCCGGCGGCCGCATGGGACAAACCTTGATCCGTGCGATTCAAGCCATTGACGGTGCTGTTCTTGCGGGTGCTATCGAGCGTCCCGGCTCTCCCCATATCGGCCAGGACGCTGGTGAACTTGCCGGTGTCGGTCATCTCGGCATTCCCGTTACCGATGACGCGCTCTCCGTCTTCGTCGGCGTCGAAGGCGTCCTTGATTTTACCGCGCCTGCGGCAACGGTTGCCTTTGCCGAACTCGCCGCACAGGCGCGTATCGTGCATGTGATCGGTACAACCGGCTGCTCGCCAGAGGATGATGCAAAAATCCGTGCCGCCGCGCGTCATGCAGTTGTCATCAAGTCAGGCAATATGAGCCTTGGCGTCAATCTCCTCGGCGTGCTGGTCAAACAAGCGGCAAAAGCACTTGGGTCCGACGATTTTGATATCGAAATTCTTGAAATGCATCACAAGCACAAGGTCGATGCGCCATCAGGCACCGCATTGCTGCTCGGCGAGGCCGCTGTAGCAGGGCGCAACATTTCGCTGGCCGATCACAGCGTGCGCGTGCGCGACGGGCATACCGGCCCACGCGAAGAGGGCGCTATCGGCTTCGCATCCTTGCGGGGCGGCTCGGTTGTCGGGGACCATTCGGTTATTCTGGCGGGGCCGGGCGAGCGGATCACCCTCTCCCACCATGCGGAAGACCGCACAATATTTGCCCGTGGTGCCGTCAAGGCGGCGCTCTGGGGCAAGGGCCGCAAGCCGGGCCTCTATTCCATGCTCGATGTGCTTGGCCTCAACACCTGA
- a CDS encoding ABC transporter ATP-binding protein has product MNDQTKKKKIDPNEARRVIGRVLNENLRDHRSSYAIALVAMLAVACTTAFVAYIFKDVINKIYYERREDLIIPISLGILVAFVIRGIATYTQSVMMAKIGNNIIARYQHRIFDHLMKLGLDFYHDTRSAQLAARINQNVSGVRELMDITVTTIGKDLPTLIALISTMVILDPLLSLFALLIGPPVILTVRYLAKRLRSIHRESVQVNSHLLGAMQEATQGIAIVKAFTMEDQLRNKISLLIKRAEERANKIARVSERTTPITELIAGIAIGSMIIYTGYRAVINMEPPGAMFGFMTAVLLAYDPVRRLARVQVGLERSLVNARMFFEILDIEPRQADSIGAVPITVPTGEVQFDNVRFSYGNEIPVLHGISFTAEAGKTTAIVGASGAGKSTLIGLVQRFYDIDSGRILIDGQDIAYVSKKSLRQSIAYVSQQPYLFEGTIADNIRYGRPDATDEEVIEAAKLANADEFIRQQPQSYGTEVGENGATLSGGQRQRLSIARAIVRNASILLLDEATSALDNESEKRVQQALEHVMQGRTTIVIAHRLSTIVNADHIVVMEAGRVVEEGVHETLLGVPNGIYARFYQLQGKEESPIIDDSKERATPVTGTAE; this is encoded by the coding sequence ATGAATGATCAGACCAAGAAGAAGAAAATCGATCCGAATGAGGCGCGCCGCGTCATCGGACGTGTTTTAAATGAAAATCTTCGGGACCACAGATCATCCTATGCCATCGCGCTTGTCGCAATGCTGGCGGTCGCGTGTACAACGGCATTTGTGGCCTATATCTTCAAGGACGTCATCAACAAGATTTACTATGAGAGACGCGAGGACCTGATCATTCCGATCAGCCTTGGTATTCTCGTTGCCTTTGTCATCCGCGGCATTGCGACCTATACGCAATCGGTGATGATGGCGAAGATCGGCAACAATATTATCGCGCGATATCAGCATCGCATCTTCGATCACCTGATGAAACTCGGTCTTGATTTCTATCACGATACGCGCTCGGCGCAGCTCGCGGCCCGGATCAATCAGAACGTGTCCGGTGTCCGTGAACTCATGGATATTACAGTGACGACGATCGGCAAGGATCTCCCGACCCTCATTGCCCTGATCAGCACGATGGTGATTCTTGATCCGCTTCTGTCACTCTTTGCCTTGCTGATCGGACCACCTGTCATTTTGACCGTGCGCTATCTGGCAAAGCGTTTGCGCAGCATCCATCGCGAATCCGTACAGGTGAATTCACATCTTCTCGGTGCCATGCAGGAGGCAACGCAGGGCATTGCCATCGTCAAGGCATTCACGATGGAAGACCAGCTGCGCAACAAGATCAGCCTGCTGATCAAGCGTGCCGAAGAGCGTGCCAACAAGATTGCGCGGGTTTCGGAGCGGACGACCCCTATTACCGAGCTGATAGCTGGTATCGCAATCGGATCAATGATCATCTACACCGGCTATCGCGCGGTCATCAACATGGAACCGCCCGGTGCCATGTTTGGCTTTATGACAGCCGTCCTGCTTGCCTATGATCCTGTACGGCGTCTGGCGCGGGTTCAGGTGGGCCTTGAGCGATCGCTGGTCAATGCGCGCATGTTCTTTGAAATACTCGACATCGAGCCGCGTCAGGCTGACAGCATCGGCGCGGTGCCGATTACCGTGCCAACCGGCGAAGTGCAGTTCGACAATGTACGCTTCAGCTATGGCAATGAGATACCAGTGCTGCACGGCATCAGTTTCACAGCTGAAGCGGGGAAGACTACTGCTATTGTCGGCGCATCTGGTGCAGGCAAATCGACCCTGATCGGCCTTGTACAGCGTTTTTATGACATCGATAGCGGCCGTATTCTGATTGACGGACAGGACATTGCCTATGTCAGCAAGAAGTCTCTGCGCCAGTCCATCGCCTATGTATCGCAGCAGCCTTATCTGTTCGAAGGTACCATTGCCGACAATATCCGCTATGGCCGCCCTGATGCGACCGATGAAGAGGTGATCGAAGCGGCAAAGCTTGCCAATGCCGACGAGTTCATCCGCCAGCAGCCGCAAAGCTATGGCACCGAAGTAGGCGAGAACGGCGCGACCCTTTCCGGTGGCCAGCGCCAGCGTCTTTCCATTGCCCGCGCCATCGTGCGCAACGCCTCCATTCTTCTGCTTGATGAAGCCACCTCGGCTCTCGACAATGAATCGGAAAAGCGTGTCCAGCAGGCACTTGAACATGTGATGCAGGGGCGGACGACGATTGTCATCGCGCATCGCCTGTCGACCATCGTCAATGCGGATCATATCGTCGTTATGGAGGCCGGACGTGTTGTCGAGGAAGGCGTACACGAGACCTTGCTTGGCGTGCCCAACGGCATCTATGCACGTTTCTATCAGTTGCAAGGCAAGGAAGAGTCGCCCATCATTGATGACAGCAAAGAACGGGCAACCCCAGTAACAGGAACAGCCGAATGA
- a CDS encoding 2,3-bisphosphoglycerate-dependent phosphoglycerate mutase, with product MSGTLVLVRHGQSEWNLKNLFTGWRDPGLTELGHSEAKAAGQRLKAKGLHFDIAYTSVLSRAQVTLQHILDEVGQPTLQTIRDQALNERDYGDLSGLNKDDARAKWGEDQVHIWRRSYDVPPPGGESLRDTGARVWPYYLHEVQPHVLRGETVLVAAHGNSLRALIMALDGLTSEEIIAQELATGVPVIYQLNADSTVASKEILTA from the coding sequence ATGTCCGGAACCCTCGTCCTTGTCCGTCATGGCCAGAGCGAATGGAATTTGAAGAATCTGTTTACCGGCTGGCGTGATCCGGGACTGACCGAGCTTGGCCACAGTGAAGCCAAGGCCGCCGGTCAGCGCCTGAAGGCCAAGGGTCTGCATTTCGACATCGCCTACACATCTGTGCTGTCCCGCGCTCAGGTAACGCTGCAGCACATTCTTGACGAGGTTGGTCAGCCAACCCTTCAGACGATCCGTGATCAGGCTTTGAACGAACGCGATTACGGCGACCTTTCCGGCCTCAACAAAGACGATGCCCGCGCCAAGTGGGGCGAGGATCAGGTGCATATCTGGCGCCGGTCCTATGACGTTCCACCTCCCGGCGGCGAGAGCCTGCGCGATACGGGCGCTCGCGTCTGGCCCTACTATCTGCACGAGGTACAGCCGCATGTGCTGCGCGGTGAGACCGTTCTCGTGGCTGCCCACGGCAATTCGCTGCGCGCGCTCATCATGGCGCTGGACGGTCTGACCAGCGAAGAGATCATCGCACAGGAACTGGCAACCGGCGTTCCTGTCATTTACCAGCTGAATGCCGATTCGACCGTTGCTTCAAAGGAAATCCTGACCGCTTGA